The following proteins come from a genomic window of Streptomyces sp. NBC_01716:
- a CDS encoding acyl carrier protein: protein MSTTYDQLVAIIAKLHDAPHDRIHPGATFAELDVDSLTLVEISMRVERDLGVTVEDSELRPDLTLDATAKLIDTKRDQ, encoded by the coding sequence ATGAGTACCACCTACGACCAGCTGGTCGCGATCATCGCGAAACTGCACGACGCCCCGCACGACCGGATCCATCCCGGCGCGACCTTCGCCGAACTGGATGTCGACTCCCTGACGCTGGTCGAGATCAGCATGCGGGTCGAACGTGACCTCGGAGTGACGGTGGAGGACAGCGAACTCCGCCCGGACCTCACCCTCGACGCCACCGCGAAGCTGATCGACACGAAGAGGGACCAGTAA
- the scoE gene encoding (3R)-3-[(carboxymethyl)amino]fatty acid oxygenase/decarboxylase produces the protein MKISAHSDAAFGVTVEGFDHDTAGSADIDTLKEAVYRHKMVVLKGQELSPPRFLELGRRLGRPETYYEPMYRHPEIEEIFVSSNVPEDGKQIGVPKTGKFWHADYQFMPDPFGITLIYPQVIPEKNRGTYFIDMGKAYERLPGHLKSAVRSTYCRHTVRKYFKIRPHDVYRPISEIIDEVERKTPPVVRPTTFTHPMTGETVLYLSEGFTVGIEDEDGKPAEGDLLHQLFEATGQLDDTFGHENIHLQSFEQGDLLIWDNRSLVHRARHTVTPEPTVSYRVTVHDERKLYETTAAA, from the coding sequence ATGAAGATCTCGGCACACTCGGACGCCGCTTTCGGGGTCACGGTCGAGGGGTTCGACCACGACACCGCCGGGTCCGCGGACATCGACACCCTCAAAGAAGCGGTCTACCGCCACAAGATGGTGGTCCTCAAGGGACAGGAACTCTCCCCGCCACGGTTCCTGGAACTCGGCAGACGGCTCGGCCGTCCGGAGACGTACTACGAACCGATGTACCGGCACCCGGAGATCGAGGAGATATTCGTGTCCTCCAACGTCCCCGAAGACGGCAAACAGATCGGGGTGCCGAAGACCGGGAAATTCTGGCACGCCGACTATCAGTTCATGCCGGATCCTTTCGGTATCACACTGATCTACCCGCAGGTGATACCGGAGAAGAACCGGGGCACGTACTTCATCGACATGGGAAAGGCGTACGAGAGACTTCCCGGGCACCTCAAGTCCGCGGTGAGGAGCACGTATTGCCGGCACACCGTGCGCAAGTACTTCAAGATCCGTCCGCACGACGTGTACCGCCCCATCTCGGAAATCATCGACGAGGTCGAACGGAAGACACCTCCTGTCGTCCGCCCGACCACGTTCACCCACCCCATGACCGGCGAAACCGTCCTGTACCTCAGTGAGGGGTTCACCGTCGGGATCGAGGACGAGGACGGAAAACCGGCCGAGGGGGATCTGCTGCACCAGCTCTTCGAAGCCACCGGCCAGCTCGACGACACCTTCGGCCACGAGAACATTCACCTCCAGAGCTTCGAACAGGGTGACCTGCTCATCTGGGACAACCGCAGTCTCGTTCACCGGGCCCGCCACACCGTCACCCCCGAGCCGACGGTGTCCTACCGGGTCACGGTGCACGACGAGCGGAAGCTGTACGAGACGACGGCCGCGGCATGA
- the scoD gene encoding (2E)-enoyl-ACP glycyltransferase produces MTSVPSVLRTARPARSYETDHALLARVLLPYKENCAYVRSAEVTTESGRVAAHCEFAIPESCYIKDTGHLNSVEVNICYNQMMYYLVAKSVQERLLEPLSSWTLEDYWTRQLPDILIARFSSNFRRPVNPRSFSGEMEFTAVSPRRPAGGSPLLVAETAFRYRDGDGGRCDGEAVLAFVNLP; encoded by the coding sequence ATGACGAGCGTTCCGTCCGTCCTTCGGACCGCACGGCCGGCGCGGTCGTACGAGACGGACCACGCCCTGCTCGCGCGAGTCCTGCTGCCCTACAAGGAGAACTGCGCGTACGTCCGGTCCGCCGAAGTCACCACGGAGTCAGGACGCGTGGCGGCGCACTGCGAATTCGCGATACCGGAATCCTGCTACATCAAGGACACCGGGCACCTGAACTCCGTTGAAGTCAACATCTGTTACAACCAGATGATGTATTACCTCGTAGCGAAGTCCGTCCAGGAAAGGCTCCTTGAACCACTCTCCTCCTGGACGCTGGAGGACTACTGGACGCGCCAACTGCCGGACATTCTCATCGCCCGCTTCTCCAGCAACTTCCGCAGGCCCGTCAACCCGCGTTCCTTCTCCGGTGAGATGGAGTTCACCGCGGTGTCGCCAAGGCGGCCGGCAGGCGGCAGCCCCCTGCTGGTGGCGGAGACCGCCTTTCGGTACCGGGACGGCGACGGGGGCCGATGCGACGGCGAGGCCGTCCTCGCGTTCGTCAATCTTCCCTAA
- a CDS encoding long-chain-fatty-acid--CoA ligase: MTLVDTARFHAEHRPDALAILCEGRGVTYGQLDLESDRVARALHGAGLRPGARVAYLGKESERYYEILFGCAKSGTVLVPVNWRLAAPEISHILQDSASELLFLEEEFTPVTERLGTPPPKTVVRLGNGGAGDPFEIWKTGRPGAERTPAPPIGPDTPVAQLYTSGTTGLPKGVVLAHRSFSAIRDAMADAGLDWIDWRPGDIALVGIPGFHVGGLWWAAQNFNAGTTVVAMRAFAARDAAALIRDLGVTTACVVPAMLRLLLAEPGVTPGDFSTLRKIVYGGSPISEALLEQSLAMFGCQFAQIYGLTETGNTAVCLPPADHIPGHPRMRAAGRPYPGVRGKVVDERGRELPAGTVGEICLATPARMVEYWGRPEQTGETLIDGWIHTGDAGYIDTDGYVFIRDRIKDAVIVAGENVYPAEIENALEHHPGVAEAVVVGAPDERWGESVHAFIVAAPGQQPSFGELHRFLMDRLASFKLPARYEFIDQVPRNPSGKILRRELRDRFWGGSERKVN, encoded by the coding sequence ATGACACTCGTGGATACGGCGCGTTTCCACGCCGAGCACCGGCCCGACGCCCTCGCGATCCTCTGCGAAGGACGCGGCGTCACCTACGGACAACTGGACCTCGAAAGCGACCGCGTCGCGCGCGCCCTTCACGGCGCCGGGCTCCGGCCCGGCGCCAGGGTGGCTTACCTGGGCAAGGAATCCGAGCGCTACTACGAGATCCTCTTCGGCTGCGCCAAGAGCGGCACCGTCCTGGTCCCCGTCAACTGGCGCCTCGCCGCTCCCGAGATCAGCCACATCCTCCAGGACTCTGCCAGTGAACTGCTCTTCCTGGAAGAGGAGTTCACCCCGGTCACCGAACGCCTCGGGACCCCGCCGCCCAAGACGGTCGTCCGCCTCGGGAACGGTGGCGCGGGAGACCCCTTCGAGATCTGGAAGACGGGGCGGCCCGGTGCGGAGCGGACACCGGCCCCGCCGATCGGTCCTGACACGCCGGTCGCCCAGCTCTACACGAGCGGGACCACGGGGCTGCCGAAGGGGGTCGTGCTCGCCCACCGCAGCTTCTCCGCGATCCGCGACGCGATGGCGGACGCCGGGCTGGACTGGATCGACTGGCGGCCCGGTGACATCGCGCTGGTCGGCATTCCCGGCTTCCACGTCGGCGGCCTGTGGTGGGCCGCACAGAACTTCAACGCCGGGACGACCGTCGTGGCGATGCGCGCCTTCGCCGCCCGAGACGCCGCGGCCCTCATCCGGGACCTGGGTGTGACCACCGCCTGTGTCGTCCCCGCCATGCTCCGGCTGCTGCTGGCCGAACCGGGCGTCACCCCGGGCGACTTCTCGACTCTGCGAAAGATCGTGTACGGCGGTTCGCCCATCTCCGAGGCCCTTCTGGAGCAGAGCCTGGCCATGTTCGGCTGCCAGTTCGCGCAGATCTACGGCCTCACGGAGACCGGGAACACCGCCGTGTGTCTGCCGCCCGCCGACCACATACCCGGGCACCCCCGCATGCGGGCCGCGGGCCGCCCGTACCCCGGTGTCCGAGGCAAGGTCGTCGACGAGCGGGGGCGTGAACTGCCCGCCGGCACGGTGGGCGAGATCTGTCTGGCCACCCCGGCGCGGATGGTGGAGTACTGGGGACGGCCGGAGCAGACCGGCGAGACCCTGATCGACGGCTGGATCCACACGGGTGACGCCGGCTACATCGACACCGACGGCTATGTCTTCATCCGTGACCGCATCAAGGACGCGGTCATCGTCGCGGGCGAGAACGTCTACCCCGCGGAGATCGAGAACGCCCTCGAACACCACCCCGGGGTGGCCGAGGCCGTCGTCGTCGGCGCTCCCGACGAACGCTGGGGCGAAAGCGTCCACGCCTTCATCGTCGCCGCCCCCGGACAGCAACCCTCGTTCGGGGAGCTTCATCGCTTCCTCATGGACCGGCTCGCGAGCTTCAAGCTGCCCGCCCGGTACGAGTTCATCGATCAGGTACCGCGCAACCCCAGCGGCAAGATCCTGCGCCGCGAACTCCGGGACCGCTTCTGGGGCGGCTCCGAGCGCAAGGTCAACTGA
- a CDS encoding phosphopantetheine-binding protein, translating to MPEPLTPASFRTDLAEFLHLSPEEVDLDENPLQAGLDSLRIVTLAERWRAAGADIGFVELAERTSFAQWWQLLSERLAGAPRADA from the coding sequence GTGCCCGAACCATTGACTCCCGCCTCGTTCCGGACCGATCTGGCCGAGTTCCTGCACCTCAGCCCGGAGGAGGTGGACCTCGACGAGAACCCCCTCCAGGCCGGCCTGGACTCGCTGCGTATCGTCACGCTCGCGGAACGATGGCGGGCCGCAGGCGCCGACATCGGTTTCGTGGAACTCGCCGAGCGCACCTCCTTCGCCCAGTGGTGGCAACTGCTCTCCGAACGGCTGGCGGGAGCTCCCCGTGCGGACGCCTGA
- a CDS encoding amino acid adenylation domain-containing protein, which translates to MRTPDTRVDEARLLAAQEGIWTGHHLDLDSPAYNTAEYVEIHGPVDTAVFGEALRRVVSETQALNVRFDTVDGQPRQITRSVAGWRPHISDLTDRSSPSEAALAWMRRDLARPVDLRRDLVFGHALFRIGPDHFLWYHRVHHIALDGFGLALVARRVAAVYTALVGGERIGDSGFGTLASVRSEERAYRESERFAQDRAYWAGRFADRPSVAALAERPALPARTFLRRVTDLGTEQSAALRAVAQRLSVTWSDIVLSVTAAYLRRATNEDEIVLSLPVMGRLGSVSLRVPCMVRNILPLRVTVREGDSLRDLATRVSGELRSGLPHQRYRYEQMRRDLQLVGGGRRLSGLGVNIMPFEYDLRFAGHRSTVHNLSAGPVDDMAINVYDRAEGAGLRIAVDANPELYAETELTRHQQGFLSLLRMAVAEPDSALGAPARSRTVTVLDGGPLSGPARPVLKRIADHAARRGGAPAVEHDGSLLTYAELFGSARRLARRLTARGAGPGTVVAVALPRGIDLVTTVLGVLLCGAAYCPLDPRAPASRTEAMLADTEPSVTVTTGAHAMAVPHGELLLLDRDEDTRPPVADEPAGPGPFAGSPGPDALAYVMYTSGSTGRPKGVDISHGALAHFVAGASDRYGLRPEDRVLQFAPPHFDTSVEEIFLTLCAGATLVVRTDDMTESVPRLMDACATLRISFLDLPTAYWHELAHALSTGSTVLPDAIHTVVIGGEAALPERVDRWRRTVRPSVRLLNTYGPTEATVVATVAELHDEALPALPPGDVPIGVPLPGTRAAVVGDELYLLGDALALGYHGRRTPDGERFAPLGQLTGAPRAYRTGDLVRLGDDGQLRFTGRADNEFKISGHRVHPAEIETALLGDPSVREAAVVGDVLPDGTRRLAAYVVTEPGGRAEGHDRCAARIRGRLRATLPAAVIPALIEFVARLPRTSSGKIDRNALGAEARERRATVPSQSGSLLERAIQTAWGTTLGTDAVSPHDDFFDLGGQSLQAIQVANRLGIELAREVRVAWLFEYPTAAELAAFLTRRQQVPTAGPFAASSLSALPPSASPLSETARDDAVLDQDIRPRATTPGVPSSPRRILLTGATGFVGAHLLAELLARTDAEIICPVRAPSPRRGSARILKALRELRIAPPGDRARITAIPADLARPRLGLGSAAFAGLADGCDAIFHNAATVSIMREYTSLRGVNVESTRQLLRIAAERGTPFHLISTLSTAPPRSSACEVPEEFFAPHNGLAYGYQQSKWVAERLAEQAAERGLPVSVHRLGRVTGAPATGVVNERDFLWSVLRAGIPAGMLPDLFESEIWTPADYVAKAVVAISLGTPPPGGEVYHHAPAPAQVRLSDVYAWVGEFGYDVKRMPLDRWRAQLPRTADVAATTLAFFDSWGTTDDQEPELAMGGIRSDNANRKLRGTGIICPPISQDLMFRYLARCVSTGALPAPRGGGGPPASGDERGD; encoded by the coding sequence GTGCGGACGCCTGACACGCGCGTGGACGAGGCCCGCCTGCTGGCGGCGCAGGAAGGCATCTGGACCGGCCACCACCTCGACCTCGACAGCCCGGCCTACAACACCGCCGAGTACGTCGAGATCCATGGACCGGTCGACACCGCGGTCTTCGGCGAGGCACTGCGCCGGGTCGTCTCCGAGACCCAGGCCCTCAACGTCCGATTCGACACGGTGGACGGACAGCCGCGCCAGATCACCCGGTCCGTCGCGGGCTGGCGACCGCACATCTCTGATCTGACGGACCGGAGCAGCCCGTCGGAGGCGGCCCTGGCGTGGATGCGGCGGGACCTGGCCCGGCCGGTCGACCTGCGTCGCGACCTCGTCTTCGGGCATGCCCTGTTCCGTATCGGGCCGGATCATTTCCTCTGGTACCACCGGGTGCACCACATCGCGCTGGACGGGTTCGGACTCGCTCTGGTGGCCCGCCGCGTCGCGGCCGTCTACACCGCGCTGGTCGGTGGCGAACGGATCGGTGACAGCGGCTTCGGCACCCTCGCGTCCGTCCGGTCGGAGGAGCGCGCCTACCGCGAGTCCGAACGGTTCGCCCAGGACCGGGCCTACTGGGCAGGGCGTTTCGCGGACCGGCCTTCCGTGGCCGCTCTCGCCGAACGCCCCGCCCTTCCCGCCCGGACCTTCCTGCGGCGCGTCACCGATCTCGGAACCGAACAGTCGGCCGCCCTGCGGGCGGTGGCCCAGCGGCTGTCGGTCACCTGGTCCGACATCGTCCTGTCGGTCACCGCCGCGTACCTCCGGCGGGCGACGAACGAGGACGAGATCGTACTGAGCCTGCCTGTCATGGGCCGACTCGGCTCCGTCTCCCTGCGTGTCCCCTGCATGGTGCGCAACATCCTGCCGTTGCGCGTCACCGTGCGTGAAGGAGACAGTCTGCGAGACCTGGCGACCCGCGTCTCCGGCGAGCTGAGATCCGGTCTGCCCCACCAGCGCTACCGCTACGAGCAGATGCGACGCGACCTCCAACTCGTCGGCGGCGGACGGCGGTTGTCGGGGCTTGGCGTCAACATCATGCCCTTCGAGTACGACCTGCGGTTCGCCGGACACCGCAGCACCGTCCACAACCTGTCGGCGGGACCGGTCGACGACATGGCGATCAATGTGTACGACCGGGCCGAGGGCGCGGGACTGCGGATCGCCGTGGACGCGAACCCCGAGCTGTACGCCGAAACAGAACTGACACGGCATCAGCAGGGTTTTCTCTCACTGCTGCGCATGGCGGTGGCGGAACCCGACAGTGCCCTGGGGGCGCCGGCCCGCTCGCGTACGGTCACGGTGCTGGACGGCGGTCCCCTGTCCGGCCCCGCGCGCCCGGTTCTGAAACGCATCGCGGACCACGCGGCGCGGCGCGGAGGCGCCCCCGCGGTCGAACATGACGGCTCACTCCTCACGTACGCCGAACTCTTCGGCTCCGCACGGAGACTCGCGCGACGTCTCACCGCGCGGGGTGCCGGTCCCGGCACCGTCGTCGCCGTCGCGCTCCCACGCGGGATCGACCTGGTCACCACCGTTCTGGGCGTTCTCCTCTGCGGCGCCGCCTACTGCCCGCTGGACCCGCGGGCGCCGGCGTCCCGCACCGAGGCGATGCTGGCTGATACCGAGCCGTCGGTCACCGTGACCACCGGCGCACACGCCATGGCCGTCCCCCATGGCGAGCTTCTGCTCCTCGACCGGGACGAGGACACCCGACCGCCCGTCGCGGACGAACCGGCAGGACCCGGTCCCTTCGCGGGCAGCCCGGGGCCGGACGCTCTCGCGTACGTGATGTACACGTCCGGTTCCACCGGCCGGCCGAAGGGTGTCGACATCAGCCACGGAGCCCTGGCGCACTTCGTCGCCGGAGCCTCGGACCGCTACGGATTGCGGCCCGAGGACCGCGTTCTTCAGTTCGCGCCACCGCACTTCGACACCAGTGTGGAGGAAATCTTCCTCACGCTCTGCGCCGGAGCCACGCTGGTGGTCCGCACGGACGACATGACCGAGTCCGTCCCCCGACTCATGGACGCCTGCGCGACGCTCCGGATCAGCTTCCTGGACCTGCCCACGGCCTACTGGCACGAACTCGCCCATGCCCTCTCGACCGGCTCCACGGTGCTTCCCGACGCGATACACACGGTGGTGATCGGCGGTGAGGCGGCACTGCCCGAACGCGTCGACCGCTGGCGCCGGACGGTCCGACCGTCGGTCCGACTGCTCAACACCTATGGCCCGACGGAAGCCACGGTTGTCGCCACCGTGGCCGAACTGCACGACGAGGCACTCCCCGCACTCCCTCCCGGTGACGTCCCGATCGGTGTTCCACTGCCCGGTACCCGCGCCGCCGTCGTCGGCGACGAGCTCTACCTGCTCGGTGACGCTCTCGCACTCGGCTATCACGGCCGGCGGACCCCGGACGGGGAACGATTCGCCCCACTCGGTCAACTGACCGGCGCACCGCGCGCCTACCGCACCGGCGACCTCGTCCGGCTCGGCGACGACGGACAACTGCGGTTCACCGGCAGGGCCGACAACGAGTTCAAGATCAGCGGACACCGCGTGCACCCCGCCGAGATCGAGACGGCGCTGCTCGGCGACCCGAGCGTGAGGGAGGCGGCGGTCGTCGGAGACGTCCTGCCGGACGGGACCCGCCGCCTCGCCGCGTACGTCGTCACGGAACCCGGCGGCCGGGCGGAGGGCCACGACCGCTGTGCGGCGAGGATCAGAGGGCGGCTGAGAGCGACCCTTCCGGCGGCGGTGATCCCCGCCCTCATCGAGTTCGTCGCGCGGCTGCCCCGCACCAGCTCCGGAAAGATCGACAGGAACGCGCTGGGCGCAGAGGCGCGCGAGAGGCGGGCGACCGTACCGTCGCAGTCCGGCAGTCTCCTCGAACGAGCCATCCAGACGGCGTGGGGAACGACGCTCGGGACGGATGCCGTCTCGCCCCATGACGACTTCTTCGACCTCGGTGGGCAGTCACTTCAGGCGATCCAGGTAGCCAACCGGCTCGGCATCGAGCTGGCCAGGGAGGTACGCGTCGCGTGGCTCTTCGAGTACCCGACCGCGGCGGAACTGGCGGCCTTCCTGACCCGGCGCCAACAGGTCCCCACCGCAGGGCCGTTCGCCGCCTCGTCGCTGTCGGCCTTGCCGCCCTCCGCCTCGCCGCTGTCCGAGACCGCGCGCGACGACGCCGTACTCGATCAGGACATCCGGCCGCGGGCAACCACCCCCGGCGTGCCGTCCTCGCCACGGCGGATACTGCTCACCGGTGCCACCGGCTTCGTCGGCGCGCACCTCCTGGCCGAACTGCTCGCACGTACCGACGCCGAGATCATCTGTCCCGTACGCGCACCGAGCCCTCGCCGGGGATCGGCCCGCATCCTCAAGGCCCTGCGCGAGCTGCGGATCGCCCCGCCCGGGGACCGGGCGCGGATCACCGCGATCCCCGCCGATCTCGCCCGCCCTCGACTCGGCCTGGGAAGCGCCGCGTTCGCGGGCCTCGCCGACGGTTGCGACGCGATCTTCCACAACGCAGCGACAGTCAGCATCATGCGCGAATACACCAGTCTGCGCGGGGTCAACGTCGAGTCCACCCGGCAACTGCTGCGTATAGCCGCCGAGAGAGGGACGCCCTTCCACCTCATATCGACGCTGTCGACCGCGCCGCCGCGGAGTTCGGCGTGCGAAGTGCCCGAAGAGTTCTTTGCGCCGCACAACGGACTCGCCTACGGATACCAGCAGTCGAAATGGGTCGCCGAACGCCTGGCGGAACAGGCCGCGGAACGAGGGCTGCCCGTCTCCGTCCACCGCCTCGGCCGGGTCACCGGAGCACCGGCAACCGGCGTGGTGAACGAACGGGACTTCCTCTGGAGCGTGCTGAGAGCGGGCATTCCCGCCGGGATGCTGCCCGACCTGTTCGAGAGCGAGATCTGGACCCCGGCGGACTATGTCGCGAAGGCCGTCGTCGCGATCTCCCTGGGCACGCCGCCACCGGGCGGCGAGGTCTACCATCACGCCCCGGCTCCGGCTCAGGTGCGGCTCTCCGACGTGTACGCGTGGGTCGGGGAGTTCGGCTACGACGTCAAGCGGATGCCGCTGGACCGATGGCGCGCTCAACTTCCCCGCACGGCCGACGTGGCGGCGACGACTCTCGCCTTCTTCGACTCCTGGGGGACCACGGACGACCAGGAACCGGAACTCGCGATGGGCGGGATCCGCTCGGACAACGCGAACAGGAAACTGAGGGGCACCGGCATCATCTGCCCGCCGATCAGCCAGGACCTCATGTTCCGCTATCTCGCCCGCTGCGTGAGCACGGGAGCCCTGCCCGCGCCGCGAGGGGGCGGTGGTCCGCCGGCCTCCGGCGACGAGCGGGGCGACTGA
- a CDS encoding ABC transporter substrate-binding protein codes for MSRKRPVAIAVTALCLLAAGCADSSTETAGDKSPKSGSGAGPGSGSGYPVTVENCGEKQTFTKAPERVVVMNGASVAEVSSLLALGLGDRIVANQQSYGRSEVKGRAEAIKALPTGDVKPNEAYDIPREAMLGLRPDLVLSITSYGFDAKNGFATRDDLSSVSANSYISPQGCADDPSRMSVADSHTLLRDLGKIFGVSDRAEKLIAESEKHIGTISAKVDGEEKPNVMVLFSNMVMGGNDFSSIVANGIINDILTKAGGSNAFANSSRNTFADLSKEKVAATSVDALVVVSYNDPDPEAYAEKLLKEFPQWPAAKNKTYTVLSDSIYLGPSNDVAVDKLARTLHPDAF; via the coding sequence ATGTCCAGGAAACGGCCGGTCGCCATCGCGGTCACCGCGCTCTGTCTGCTCGCGGCCGGATGTGCCGACTCCTCGACGGAGACGGCGGGCGACAAGTCGCCCAAGTCGGGGTCGGGGGCGGGGCCGGGGTCCGGGTCGGGCTATCCGGTGACTGTCGAGAACTGCGGCGAGAAGCAGACCTTCACGAAGGCGCCCGAGCGTGTTGTCGTCATGAACGGCGCGTCCGTCGCCGAGGTCTCCTCGCTCCTCGCCCTTGGCCTCGGCGACCGGATCGTCGCCAACCAGCAGTCGTACGGGAGGTCCGAGGTCAAGGGGCGGGCCGAGGCCATCAAGGCCCTGCCCACGGGCGACGTCAAGCCGAACGAGGCCTACGACATCCCCCGCGAGGCGATGCTCGGGCTGCGTCCCGATCTGGTCCTGTCCATCACCTCGTACGGGTTCGACGCGAAGAACGGGTTCGCCACGCGCGATGACCTCAGCTCGGTGAGCGCGAACAGCTATATCTCGCCCCAGGGTTGCGCCGACGACCCCTCCAGGATGAGCGTCGCCGACAGTCACACACTGCTGCGCGACCTCGGCAAGATCTTCGGCGTGAGCGACCGGGCGGAGAAGCTGATCGCCGAGTCCGAGAAACACATCGGCACGATCTCCGCCAAGGTCGATGGCGAGGAGAAGCCGAACGTCATGGTGCTCTTCTCGAACATGGTCATGGGCGGGAACGACTTCAGCTCGATCGTCGCCAACGGCATCATCAACGACATCCTCACCAAGGCCGGCGGCTCCAACGCCTTCGCGAACTCCTCCAGGAACACCTTCGCCGACCTGAGCAAGGAGAAGGTGGCCGCCACCTCCGTCGACGCGCTCGTCGTCGTCAGCTACAACGACCCCGACCCCGAGGCGTACGCCGAGAAACTGCTCAAGGAGTTCCCCCAGTGGCCGGCCGCCAAGAACAAGACGTACACCGTCCTGTCGGACTCGATCTACCTCGGGCCGAGCAACGACGTGGCGGTGGACAAGCTGGCAAGGACGCTTCACCCCGACGCGTTCTGA
- a CDS encoding FecCD family ABC transporter permease translates to MVVGVSIGAVTIPVGEVWRIILRHLTGGGATGDPATDQIVWNFRTPRVVLAALVGTGLAIAGVILQAVVANPLADPTVLGFSYGASLGAVIAITAAGGATLGGLGVSSAAFAGALAAGALVFVLGQKRGRMAPTRLVLSGVAVGYLFLAATSFLQLRATPTELRTVMFWMLGSVSGARWDQLPVVATVVLLSALALSLFGRRLNALLAGDESATALGVDVHRLRGILLVMSALVTGTVIAVAGGIGFVGLMIPHLVRLATGADHRRLLPLTAVVGAIYLVLVDLLSRTLNRPNELPLGILTALLGAPFFLWLLRRNKGLDTV, encoded by the coding sequence ATGGTGGTGGGCGTCAGCATCGGGGCGGTCACCATCCCGGTCGGAGAGGTGTGGCGCATCATCCTCCGTCACCTGACGGGCGGCGGTGCGACGGGCGATCCCGCCACGGACCAGATCGTGTGGAACTTCCGCACGCCCCGTGTCGTACTGGCCGCGCTGGTCGGCACCGGACTCGCGATCGCCGGCGTGATCCTCCAGGCGGTGGTGGCCAATCCGCTCGCCGACCCCACCGTCCTGGGCTTCTCCTACGGAGCGTCACTCGGCGCCGTCATCGCCATCACGGCGGCCGGCGGCGCGACACTGGGCGGGCTCGGCGTCTCCTCCGCGGCCTTCGCCGGCGCTCTGGCTGCCGGGGCTCTGGTCTTCGTCCTGGGGCAGAAGAGAGGACGCATGGCACCAACCCGGCTGGTGCTGTCGGGAGTCGCCGTCGGATACCTCTTTCTCGCGGCCACGAGTTTCCTCCAACTGCGGGCGACTCCGACCGAGTTGCGCACCGTCATGTTCTGGATGCTCGGAAGCGTCTCGGGAGCCAGATGGGATCAACTGCCCGTGGTCGCCACGGTCGTCCTCCTCAGCGCCCTCGCTCTTTCGCTGTTCGGCCGCCGGCTCAACGCCCTGCTGGCCGGGGACGAGTCAGCGACAGCGCTCGGCGTCGACGTCCACCGGCTGCGGGGCATCCTGCTGGTGATGTCCGCCCTGGTCACGGGCACGGTGATCGCCGTCGCGGGAGGGATCGGCTTCGTCGGCCTGATGATCCCTCACCTCGTACGGCTCGCCACCGGAGCCGACCACCGCAGACTGCTTCCCCTGACCGCGGTGGTCGGCGCCATATACCTGGTTCTCGTCGACCTGCTGTCCCGCACGCTCAACCGCCCCAACGAACTGCCGCTCGGCATCCTCACCGCCCTGCTGGGCGCTCCGTTCTTCCTGTGGCTGCTGCGCCGCAACAAAGGACTGGACACCGTATGA
- a CDS encoding ABC transporter ATP-binding protein produces the protein MRLTVEQLHITLDRQPILRDVGLEVPPGAVVGLVGPNGSGKSTLLRAVYRSLRPRTGVVRVGGDDVWTLSSRDAARRTAAVLQDGGSVSGLSVTEIVTLGRTPHHGLLGRDSADDRRAVDDSLRKCGADVLADRDFASLSGGERQRVLLARALAQHPDVLVLDELTNHLDIRARFELLDLIRSTGTTTLAALHDLDLAARLCDRIIVLDEGSVVAAGEVLDVLTSEILADVFGVSASAARHPDGVVRITYAAEPLNTKRPTRTAAR, from the coding sequence ATGAGACTCACCGTCGAACAGCTCCACATCACCCTCGACCGGCAGCCGATCCTGCGTGATGTGGGCCTGGAGGTGCCCCCGGGCGCGGTCGTCGGCCTCGTCGGCCCGAACGGCAGCGGCAAGTCCACGCTCCTGCGCGCCGTCTACCGCTCCCTGCGCCCCAGGACCGGTGTCGTCCGCGTCGGCGGCGACGACGTCTGGACGCTCTCCTCCCGGGACGCCGCACGCCGGACCGCCGCCGTACTGCAGGACGGCGGCAGCGTGTCGGGACTGAGCGTCACCGAGATCGTCACCCTCGGCCGCACCCCCCATCACGGCCTCCTCGGCCGGGACAGCGCCGACGACCGCCGGGCTGTGGACGACTCCCTCCGGAAATGCGGCGCGGACGTCCTCGCCGACCGCGACTTCGCCTCCCTGTCCGGCGGCGAACGCCAACGCGTCCTCCTCGCCCGCGCCCTGGCCCAGCATCCCGACGTCCTGGTTCTCGACGAACTCACCAACCACCTGGACATCCGGGCCCGCTTCGAACTCCTCGACCTGATCCGCTCCACGGGCACCACGACGCTCGCGGCCCTGCACGACCTCGACCTCGCGGCCCGGCTCTGCGACCGGATCATCGTGCTCGACGAAGGATCCGTGGTGGCGGCGGGGGAGGTCCTCGACGTCCTGACCTCCGAAATCCTGGCCGACGTCTTCGGCGTGTCCGCCAGCGCGGCCCGCCACCCGGACGGAGTCGTACGCATCACTTACGCGGCCGAGCCACTCAACACGAAGCGGCCCACGCGAACGGCGGCCCGATAA